The sequence CGCCCAGCACCCGCACCATGCCCACCTGCCCGGTGCGCGTGCAGTGCGTGCCGCCGCACGGGGACACGTCGAAGTCGCCAATCTGGATGACGCGGATGTTGTCCGTCACCTTGGGCGCGCGGCGCAGCGGCAGCGCGGCCAGCTCCTCCGGCGTGGGGAAGAAGGCGCGGATGGCGATGTCCTCGTCGATGGCGGCATTCACCCGCGCCTCCGCCTCGGCCACCTGCCGCTCGTCCAGCGTGTCCTGGTCCGTGTCGATGGTGCACAGCGTCTCGCCCAGGCGGGAGGAGACGGTGGCGGCGTTCATCACGTCCACCAGCGCGCGGGACAGCATGTGCTGGCCGGTGTGCAGCGACATGTTGGTCCGGCGGCGCTCCCCGTCCACCACGCCCGTCAGTTCGGTGCCGGGCGCGGGGAGGGTGGTGCCCTCCGGGACGTCCACCAGGTGGTGCACGGTGCCGGCGTCATCCACCTGCACGTCGCGCACGGGCAGGCCGCCGAGCATGCCCCGGTCTCCCATCTGCCCACCGGCCTCCGGGTAGAAGGCGGTGCGCTCCAGCACCAGCGACGGGGTGCCCTGCCAGTTCGCATGCGCGACGACGCGGCCGGTGAAGCGGTGGAGGAAGGGGTCTGCGTAGTAGAGGCGCTCGGTGGTGGACATGACGCCGGAAGGGATAACACGGGCGCGCTGAAACTGACGCGCGGCTCCCGTCACTCCTTGTGCGCGCGGGCTGGATGGCCCAGCGCCGCCGGCTCCCCCAGCGGGAGTCCCGGCGTCCATTTCCCACACACGAAAGAGGTCTTCCCATGAAGCTCATGGTCTCCACCGCCATGGCCGCAGGTGCCCTGCTCTCGCTGTCCCTCCCCGCGTTCGCCGGTGAGGACGGTTGTGGCAAGGAGTGCCCCAAGGGGCACCACGCTCAAGTCCATGGCGGCAACCCCATCGCCGCCACGCCTCGCGCGGATGCGCCCTCCATCGGCGCTCGCGATGCGCGCGTGACGGTGGAGGTGTGGTCGGACTTCCAGTGCCCCTTCTGCCAGCGGGGCTCCGAAATCGTCGACGGGCTGCGGGCGAAGTACGGCGACCAGGTGCGCATCGTCTTCCGCCACCACCCGCTGCCCATGCACGCCAACGCGCGCCTCGCCGCCATCGCCTCCATGGCCGCGAGCGAGCAGGGCAAGTTCTGGCAGATGCATGACGTGCTCTTCGACAACCAGAAGGCCCTGGACCGCGCGTCGCTGGA comes from Pyxidicoccus parkwaysis and encodes:
- a CDS encoding alanyl-tRNA editing protein, which translates into the protein MSTTERLYYADPFLHRFTGRVVAHANWQGTPSLVLERTAFYPEAGGQMGDRGMLGGLPVRDVQVDDAGTVHHLVDVPEGTTLPAPGTELTGVVDGERRRTNMSLHTGQHMLSRALVDVMNAATVSSRLGETLCTIDTDQDTLDERQVAEAEARVNAAIDEDIAIRAFFPTPEELAALPLRRAPKVTDNIRVIQIGDFDVSPCGGTHCTRTGQVGMVRVLGVERYKGKGRVLFSAGPRARRELWEEAGILRGMARAFTCGVPEVPTAVDKLRRELTEAREALGAARAKLAEHAAVELAAALDASPDKRVVAVLDGAGPEQLRAVAARLTSRPEAVVLLAGRLPEGMPVLIARGAQSTFGCGAFLKKAAEAAGGRGGGRPEHAEGRLPPGTDWSALAASLLG
- a CDS encoding DsbA family protein, which encodes MKLMVSTAMAAGALLSLSLPAFAGEDGCGKECPKGHHAQVHGGNPIAATPRADAPSIGARDARVTVEVWSDFQCPFCQRGSEIVDGLRAKYGDQVRIVFRHHPLPMHANARLAAIASMAASEQGKFWQMHDVLFDNQKALDRASLEGYAKALGLDLVRFQKALDSTTWANYVDADALEAQKRGIAGTPFFFVNGKAIMGAQPMESFTQVIDAELKR